One genomic segment of Nerophis lumbriciformis linkage group LG20, RoL_Nlum_v2.1, whole genome shotgun sequence includes these proteins:
- the LOC133619416 gene encoding fructose-1,6-bisphosphatase 1-like yields the protein MSEQSAFDTNVVTVTRFVMEEGRKAKGTGELSRLLNALCTAVKAISSAVRKAGIAHLYGIAGSTNVTGDQVKKLDILSNDLVINMIKASFTSCLLVSEENEKAIVVDPETRGKYIVCFDPLDGSSNIDCLVSIGTIFAIYKKATDDEPREKDALQPGRNLVAAGYALYGSATMMVLSTGQGVNCFMLDPAIGEFILVDRDVKIKKRGKIYSLNEGYAKHFEPAVTEYLQKKKFPQDGSEPYGARYIGSMVADVHRTLMYGGIFLYPGNAKNPEGKLRLLYEGNPMAFIIEQAGGVASTGFENILDIQPTNIHQRSPVAMGSPEDVAEYTAICRKHAK from the exons ATGTCCGAACAGTCGGCCTTCGACACCAACGTGGTCACCGTGACCCGCTTCGTCATGGAGGAGGGCAGGAAGGCCAAAGGCACCGGAGAGCTCAGCCGGCTGCTGAACGCGCTGTGCACGGCCGTCAAAGCCATCTCCAGCGCGGTGCGCAAAGCCGGCATCGCCCACCT CTACGGTATCGCGGGCAGCACCAACGTGACGGGTGACCAGGTGAAGAAGTTGGACATCTTGTCCAACGACCTGGTCATCAACATGATCAAGGCGTCCTTCACCTCCTGCCTGCTGGTGTCGGAGGAGAACGAAAAAGCCATCGTTGTGGATCCCGAGACCAGG GGCAAGTACATCGTATGTTTCGACCCTCTGGATGGTTCCTCCAACATCGACTGTCTGGTATCCATCGGAACCATCTTCGCCATCTATAAGAAG GCCACAGACGACGAGCCGCGCGAGAAGGACGCCCTGCAGCCCGGCAGGAACCTGGTGGCGGCGGGCTACGCCCTCTACGGGAGCGCCACCATGATGGTGCTCTCCACCGGCCAGGGGGTCAACTGCTTCATGCTGGACCCG GCCATTGGTGAATTCATCCTGGTGGACCGGGATGTGAAGATAAAAAAACGGGGCAAGATCTACAGCTTGAATGAGGGCTACGCCAAACACTTTGAGCCGGCCGTCACCGAGTATTTGCAGAAGAAGAAGTTTCCTCAG GACGGCAGCGAGCCCTACGGCGCCCGCTACATCGGATCCATGGTGGCCGACGTCCACCGGACACTAATGTACGGCGGAATCTTTTTATATCCTGGAAATGCAAAGAACCCGGAAGGAAAG CTGCGTCTGCTCTACGAGGGCAACCCCATGGCCTTCATCATCGAGCAGGCAGGGGGCGTCGCCTCCACGGGCTTCGAGAACATCCTGGACATCCAGCCCACCAACATCCACCAGCGCTCCCCCGTGGCCATGGGCTCACCCGAGGACGTGGCGGAGTACACGGCCATCTGCCGCAAGCACGCCAAGTGA
- the LOC133619760 gene encoding uncharacterized protein: protein MCAKTITDYEEEFCPTREDNERQHQLLFKKRQVVSPRTDVQQHTHIKEEEPHPPRVKEEEEEPLPSHIKEEEDEVWITQEEECLLGQEEADLTRFPLTVVSVKTEDHGHKPPESSQLGPSPNVCEKQLLPEQQERFPRVEQEQSPQIKNEEEEPQPLRTGEESNGPQPPALKGKTRHSPHMLKKNINHSPLISNRKRRSHKGGSEEKGEAEPPTPHMTTEADGDHKLLAPLSDSDDITSHSPDTNDEENDDADDDEEDDTDDDYDDDDEEDEDSKADNTHLKCFHCDKTFKYPSDLKRHMRTHTGEKPVTCSVCSKRFSQKTSLILHMRLHTGEKPFSCSTCNKGFTQKRDLQVHMSTHTGERPFMCSVCSKSFSTKDSLIKHTRTHTGEKRFLCSICGKGFTQNRDLKSHMRTHTGEKPFMCSVCSKRFSAKESLVKHTRTHTGEKPFTCSRCNKSFCDRTTFVVHMRSHTGDQPFKCSVCNKRFSQRANLIKHKRMHAGEKPFLCSVCGKDFVQSQHLKRHMKVHTGDQPFMCSVCSKSFSAKESLKVHMRKHTGEKPFTCLDCNKSFFHRTTFVVHMRAHTGEKPFMCSVCSKGFTQKANLINHTRMHTGEKPFKCSVCDKGFVQNQHMKRHMKVHTREKVLSCSVCDERFTYKYQCKKHKCAGENSSSK, encoded by the exons atgtgcgcgaAAACGATAACAGATTACGAGGAGGAATTTTGTCCAACAAGAGAGGATAacgagcgacaacatcaactactttTCAAGAAACGTCAAGTTGTGTCAcccagaacag acgtccagcagcaCACCCATATTAAAGAGGAAGAGCCACATCCCCCTCGTgtaaaagaggaagaggaggagccacTGCCCTCCCAcatcaaagaggaagaggatgaggtctggatcactcaggaggaagagtgtcttctaggacaggAGGAGGCTGACCTGACCAGGTTTCCACTGACTGTGGTCTCTGTGAAGACCGAAGACCATGGccacaaaccacctgagtcctcccAGCTTGGTcccagtccaa ATGTTTGCGAAAAACAACTTCTCCCTGAACAGCAAGAGCGCTTTCCCAGGGTGGAGCAGGAACAGTCCCCTCAAATTAAAAAtgaagaggaggagccacagccccttCGGACGGGAGAGGAAAGCAatgggccacagccgcctgcgtTAAAGGGAAAGACTCGCCACAGCCCCCACATGTTAAAAAAGAACATCAACCACAGCCCCCTCATATCAAATaggaagaggaggagccacaAAGGTGGAAGTGAGGAGAagggagaggcggagcctcctactccacacatgacaacagaagctgatggagaccacaaactcttagctccactatcagatagtgacgacataacgtcacactctcctgacactaaTGATGAAGAAAATGATGACgctgatgatgatgaagaagatgacactgatgatgattatgatgatgatgatgaagaagatgaAGATTCTAAAgctgacaacacacacttgaaatgttttcactgtgacaaaacttttaaataccccagtgatttgaaaagacacatgagaacacacactggagaaaaaccagtCACATGCTCAGTTTGCAGTAAAAGATTCTCCCAGAAGACAAGTTTGATTTTACACATGAGATTACACACTGgggaaaaacccttttcctgttcaacctgcAATAAAGGGTTTACTCAAAAAAGGGACCTACAAGTACACATGTCGACACACACCGGAGAGAGGCCTTTCATGTGCTCAGTGTGTAGTAAAAGTTTCTCCACAAAGGACAGTTTGATAAAGCACACAAGAACGCACACCGGTGAAAAACGTTTCTTATGTTCCATCTGCGGtaaaggttttactcaaaatcgcGATCTGAagtcacacatgagaacacacaccggggagaaaccattcatgtgctcagTTTGCAGTAAGCGATTCTCTGCGAAGGAAAGTTTGGTAAAACACACAAGgacgcacaccggagaaaaaccctttACCTGTTCAAGGTGCAACAAAAGCTTCTGTGACCGAACCACCTTTGTAGTGCACATGAGATCACACACAGGGGACCAACCGTTCAAgtgctcagtttgtaacaaaAGATTCTCCCAGAGAGCAAATTTGATCAAACACAAAAGAATGCACGCCGGGGAAAAACCTTTTCTATGTTCGGTCTGCGGCAAAGATTTTGtccaaagtcaacatttgaaaagacacatgaaagTCCACACTGGGGACCAACCATTCATGTGCTCAGTTTGTAGTAAAAGCTTCTCCGCCAAGGAAAGTTTAAAAGTACATATGAGAAAAcatactggagaaaaaccttttacctgtTTAGATTGCAACAAAAGTTTTTTTCACCGAACGACCTTTGTAGTACACATGAgagcacacactggagaaaaacctttcatgtGCTCAGTTTGCAGTAAAGGATTCACCCAGAAAGCAAATTTGATAAATCACACAAGAATGCACACCGGGGAAAAACCTTTTAAATGTTCGGTCTGTGATAAAGGTTTTGTCCAAAATCAACATATGAAAAGACACATGAAAGTACACACAAGAgaaaaagtgttgagttgcagtgtgtgtgatgaAAGATTCACTTATAAGtatcagtgtaagaaacacaagtgtgctggtgagaacagcagcagcaaatga